The window ttcaagatttttctatatttcgaaaatatgaaatGCATATGGGACTATCTACAATCCAAATAGAATACcctataacaaatttcattgaaattgactGAGAAATTGactctacgtataacataaataaattcataaaatcttgaataatttatatatacatattattatatttctccataaaatcCAATGCAATCATagaaaatagggttctaatttgaaaatcgaaagttatgaaaattttgttcacaatttttggcataatatttgaaatactcTGTGAtgatattcttcaaattcattCTACTACAAAAATATGTGTCGAGTTTACGCATAGGATACTTACAGCAACAATAATTCACATAATTGTGACTACGGAAATTTTCTCttcttttcagtttttttttgaaatattttggaaactagTAGGACTAAGGCCAGTACTTGAGTTAGGAGTGATTGATAATATCTAAGAATtaaaatgagaatattttttcaaaacatttttcatttcttgtattaGCTGAAGTGTCGGAGctttggaaatatttcagctGGATAGAGAATCAAGAACATTATCATATTCCTTATTTTCAGAAATCAGGAAAAAAGAGCTTGAAATATGTCATCTGTCTCATTCTAGGTCCAAtaattttcaagataaaattagaaaaaagaaaagaatatattaaattaatctcacggcattcagacaatttttccattctggaaaaagtacctccccgagcgggaaAGAAAAGAATTTTCCCAGTTGTGTACAGTAAGTATCTATTCATtcattccataaaaaatatcCAGCAACAGGGATTTTTACTGCTTGCTTGACATTTCATTCCTTATAATATGATAGTTGAAAAACCATTGCTAGAAACAGTAGAAACTGTTGCTCCATTCACATCCATTGTTATGATTATTTACTTTTAAAACTAATCCATTACAATTCATACCTTATCCAAATGCCTTTGAAATCTACTTGCAGTCTCAATTCTTTGTCTTTTCTGAAGCTCCATCATAACTCTCAAAGTTTCTCTTGCTTGGTGTGGTCGAAATTCATTCAGTAAATGatgaatatgaataaataataggCTCAAGTCCTCTATTTTCTCAGCTCTTTTTGAAGAATCTGGACAGTTCACTAGGAGATCGAGCAAATCTAAAAAATTTGCTAAAAGCGATAAATTTAACTTTTTCAGTTCCCTTTTGCGATCAAAATGTAAAGGATATAATCGCTTGATTCCCTAAAAATAAATTGATAGTAGAACCTTATTATCTAAGATGATTAATAGATTACCTGACTTTCGAGTGGCCTTATAATACTATCCTCCGTATTGAATGCGTTTCCAAACATATGATAAGTATCCTGAATCGGTGGTGGAGGCCTTGGGGCCCTTCCTCTACGAATCATTTCATCTGTATATTGATTTACATATTGCATAGGCGGAAGGGGTAAAGAGCATACTTGTATTGCATCAGACGAAGCCATTTTTATAATAGAGTTCAGAGATTTTCTAGAGACCAATACCAGAGACTAGTAGTCAGTGCCAATACAGAAAACTGAAGAGAACACTAAACTAATTTGAAACTGTGTCAACATATACATTAAATTTGACATTCGTTTTTGTTTAAGGTTAATACCACAGAACACTAGTATTAAGACCACAGATTATAAGTTAGTCttcaaattgtttgaaaatatgtacTAGTGCCCTcagaggaaaaaaaatttccttcctGTGAGCTAGTACCTCTTAGAATGTAATTAGATTATAATTGTTCTAAGCTAGTGTTTTGTTTAAAATAATCCTGGTGAATCAAACTCGGATGGCTAGTAGTTTCCTTGTCTTCCGTAGGAAGCGCTATTCATTTATTCAGCCTACAGTGACTTTATATACTAGTAGTAGTATAAAGAGTCACTGTAATTCAGCCTAGTGACTTAATAAGATGAATTTCTTCTAGTGTTGAGATTCTTCTTGGAAATAAAACACATTTCTGTCTAACAAGtctgttttatttttgagtaTGAAAAACATCTTCTTACTTCatttatttgaattaaaaacttgaCACTCGTCACTCACATACTTGATACACGCAAATTTTTgtaagatgaaaaaaataaacatcCTATGTCACAAATATAAAACGAAGATACTAATTCTCAGTAGGAACGTTTTCCTAAACGTTTTCCTACTCAAATTTACATATTATTTCAACCTTTCTGTTGCCTTTCTTTCAGGTAAGACCTGATCCATAACAAAGCTTTCCTTTAATTCCCATTTTCTTGAGTTTTTGCTTTTGTGAGCTgacttcaaataaaaaaatagccTCAATAAGGAGTCATCGGTATTAAGTAGGATCCGAAAAGAGTTCTGACGTTAAGTTGTCttgttcaataataaaattccaTTATGATTTTTGTGTACATGAATTTTCTTGTCCGCACTGCATGCAGTCTGTGTACATAGATGAAAAGTGGCCTAAAATACAAAGTAGGAAGAAGAGGAACTTCAGACCAACCATATTTGGATCGTGATGAATTTAAAACTGTTGAATTTTCAAGACGTAAAAGCGATACTTGATAATTGGAATAGGTACTGAAATTTTGATTCGAAGATCTTTATATGTACCCTCACATTACAACTCATTCACATTGTAATTGAATATATGTATACCAAAATATTAAAGGTAGGTGTAAGTCCtgctggaaaaaaaaaacaatactatTAATAACacataatttcacaaaaaatcttcaataaataaaaaaaatatcaagaaattgatgaaaactTATGAATAACATTACCACAAAAAGATTACTAGTTTTCCTCCATAACTCTGTTTACAGTTCTCACTTCGCAGCGCTCTCAACGGTGGTTGACTTCTTGAAACTGCAGCAAAGTACCAAGAGTGACATCTAGTGTTAATAGTAATACTCATTCGAAAACAAATTAGAAATCGATAAGATTGGATCAGACATATCTTGAATTTCTAAACTTAGTTTTTGAGGATGCACATAGATGTAGGAGCTTACATTGTTTTATTATATAGTCCAAAATTATATCTATACCTTTTCAACTTAGAATTGATACCTAACAAAatcaaattattgagatttttttggtttACATTTACAATGTTTTTGAACATTATTTCACCTTTGgcatcaataaaaaacaataatttttgattttgaaaatattcatcttattatttttaataagtcattcttttcattttcattcattctcaAATATTAGTATAGGAGTCCTACGCTACTCTTTTATTGTGACATTCAAAAATGTgtgaatttcataaaaaagcAACAAATGTTCTACCATTTAATTATAACTaatcaatttgatttttttcagtattaatttgaatattaggTACATATATTAATTAActctcaatttgaatttgaaaaggtATTGGTCTAGCTAGACCACAGAACACTAATATACCTAGATCATTCAA is drawn from Harmonia axyridis chromosome 7, icHarAxyr1.1, whole genome shotgun sequence and contains these coding sequences:
- the LOC123685219 gene encoding mediator of RNA polymerase II transcription subunit 7 gives rise to the protein MASSDAIQVCSLPLPPMQYVNQYTDEMIRRGRAPRPPPPIQDTYHMFGNAFNTEDSIIRPLESQGIKRLYPLHFDRKRELKKLNLSLLANFLDLLDLLVNCPDSSKRAEKIEDLSLLFIHIHHLLNEFRPHQARETLRVMMELQKRQRIETASRFQRHLDKVMEILQQAVQNLPEPMEVDSKHNIETELFMNHEKSGNEESNDDPCNMLDRIMCNIVDNM